The region CGATCCCATGCTGCCGTTCGCGCACACCATTCTGGCCGCCCGCGAGATGGCGGCCGCACACGGCGCCCGCGCCACCGTCGCCAAGGCCCGGGTCGCCCCCAACGGCACCAACGCGATCCCGTCGCTGGTCAACGCCTGGCTGGACGCGCGGGCCGCCGACGAGGCCGCCCTGGAGGCGGTCGTGGCCGGGGTGCGCGGGGCCGCCGAGCGCGCCGCCCTGGAGCACGGGGTGGGGGTGGCGGTGACCGCCGAGTCCCGCACCCCGCTGGTGGCCTTCACCGAGGGCCTGCGCGACCGGCTCGGCGCGGTGCTCGCCGGGGACGGCCCGGCGGTGCCGGTGCTGCCCACCGGCGCCGGGCACGACGCCGGGGTGCTGGCCGCGCACGTCCCCACCGCGATGCTGTACGTGCGCAACCCCACCGGGGTGTCGCACTCCCCGCACGAGTGGGCGCGCCCGGACGACTGCCACGCCGGGGTGGCGGCCCTGGCCGACGTCCTGGCCGACCTGCTCACCGGAGAGGCGGTCCGATGAGCGCGCCGACCCGCCTGTGGTGCGAATGGGCCTGGACCGGCTCCGCCGACGGCGCCCCCGAACCGGGGGTGCTGCTGGAGGTCGCCGGCGGCCGGTTCACCGCGGTCACGGCCCGCACCGCGGCCCCCGCCGACGCCGAGGTGCTGCCCGGGGTGACCCTTCCGGGCCTGGCCGACGCGCACTCGCACGCCTTCCACCGGGCGCTGCGCGGGCGCACCCACGCCGACGGCGGCTCGTTCTGGACCTGGCGCGAGGTGATGTACCGGGTGGCCGACCGGCTCGACCCGGACACCTACCTGCGCCTGGCCCGCGCGGTCTACGCGGAGATGGCCCTGGCCGGGGTGACGTGCGTCGGCGAGTTCCACTACCTGCACCACGCCCCGGGCGGGGTCCGCTACACCGACCCCAACGAGATGGGGCGGGCGCTGGTGGCGGCCGCCGCCGACGCCGGGGTGCGGCTGACCCTGCTCGACGTCTGCTACCTGGCGGGCGGGCTGGAGCCGGACGGGACGTACCGGCCGCTGTCCGGGCCCCAGACGCGGTTCGGCGACGGCGACGCCGCCGGGTGGGCCGAGCGGGTCCGCTCGTTCGGGCCGCTGCCCGGCCACGCCCTGCTGGGCACGGCCGCCCACTCGGTGCGCGCGGTCCCGGCGCGGGAGCTGCCCGAGGTGGCGGCTGCCGCCGCGGGGATCGGCGGCCCGCTGCACGTCCACCTGTCGGAGCAGCCCGCCGAGAACGCGGCCTGCCTGGCCGCCCACGGCCGCACCCCCACCGCCGTGCTCGGCGACGCCGGGCTGCTGGGGGAGGGCACCAGCCTGGTGCACGCCACCCACCTCACCGACGGCGACGTCGCGGCGATCCGCGGGTCGCGCTCGGTGGTGTGCCTGTGCCCCACCACCGAACGGGACCTGGCCGACGGCCTGCCCCGCACCGGCGACCTGGACGCCCGCAGGCTGAGCCTGGGCAGCGACCAGCACGCCCGGATCGACATGTTCGAGGAGGCGCGCGCCGTGGAGCTGCACGAGCGGCTGCGCACCCACCGGCGGGGCACCCTGGGCGCGGGCGACCTGCTGCGCGCGGCCACCGCCCACGCCACCCTGGGCTGGGACGACGCGGGCGCGCTGGCCGCGGGGGCCCGCGCCGACCTGGTCAACGTGCCCCTGGAGGGGGTGCGGCTGGCCGGCGCGGACCCGGCGCGCGGGGTGGACGCGGTGGTGTTCGCCGCCGACGCCTCCGACGTGCGCAACGTGATGGCCGACGGGCGCTGGACCGTCCGCGACGGCGTCCACACCCGGATGCCCGACCTCGCCCGCGACCTCGACACGGTGATCAAGGAGATCCTCAAGTGACCGACGTGCCCGAGAGCATCCTCATCGACGACATCGCCACCCTGGTCACCAACGACCCCGGGCTGGGGGAGGGGGCGGTCGGCGTCATCGAGGACGCCGCCCTGGTCATCGAGGGCGGGACGGTGGCGTGGGCCGGTCCGCGCGGCCGGGCCCCGGCCGCCGACGCGCGGGTGGACGCCGCCGGGAGGTGCGTCCTCCCCGGCTTCGTGGACTCCCACTCCCACATCGTGTTCGCGGGCGACCGCAGCCGCGAGTTCGCCGCCCGGATGAGCGGGACCCCCTATTCCGCCGGGGGCATCCGCACCACCGTGGCGGCCACCCGGGCGGCCTCGGACGCCGAGCTGCTGGGGCGGGCGCGCGGCTTTGCCGCCGAGGCGCGCGCCCAGGGCACGACCACCCTGGAGGTCAAGTCCGGGTACGGGCTGACCGTCGCCGACGAGGCGCGGTCCCTGCGGGTGGCGGGGCGGGTGACCGACGAGGTCACCTTCCTGGGGGCGCACGTGGTGGCGCCCGAGTACGCCGACGACCCGCAGGGGTACGTGGACCTGGTCACCGGCCCGATGCTGGACGCGTGCGCCCCCCACGCGCGGTGGATCGACGTGTTCTGCGAGCGCGGCGCCTTCGACGAGGAGGCCTCGCGCCGGGTGCTGGCCGCCGGGATGGAGCGGGGGCTGCTGCCCCGTGTGCACGGCAACCAGCTGGGCGAGGGCCCCGGGGTCCGCCTGGCGGTGGAGGTGGGCGCGGCGTCGGTGGACCACTGCACCTACCTGTCCGCCGAGGACGTGGACGCGCTGGCGCAGGCGGGCGGGCGGCCCGAGCCGACCGTGGCGACCCTGCTGCCGGGGGTGGACTTCTCCACCCGGCAGAGCTACCCGGACGCGCGGGCGCTCATCGACGCGGGCGCGGTCGTGGCCCTGGCCAGCGACTGCAACCCGGGGTCGTGCTTCACCTCCAGCCTGGCGTTCTGCATCGCCGTCGCGGTCCGCGACATGGGGATGACCCCCGACGAGGCCGTGTGGGCGGCCACGGCGGGCGGGGCGCTGGCGCTGCGCCGCACCGACGTGGGCCGGCTGGCCCCGGGCGCCCGCGCCGACCTGGTGCTCCTGGACGCGCCCAACCACCTCTACCTGGCCTACCGGCCGGGCGTCCCCCTGGTCGCCGCGGTGTGGAAGGACGGCGTCCTGGCCCACGGCCGCCCCTGAGCCCCGTGCGGAGCGGCGGGGCGCAGAACTCAACGGGCGCCTAACGTCCCGGAAACCTGCGTCCCCCAACCTGGGATCACGTCGGTGCGCGTCCCGCCGCCGCGGGGACAGCGTCGTCCCCGCGGCGGCGGGAACATCTTCTCCAGGGGGCGCTGTGGGTCTGTGGCGCATCAGGACCGCGGTCGAGGACCGGCCCGGCGGTCTGGCCGGACTCGTCGGAGCCCTCGCGGAATGCGGCGGCGACATCGTGGGACTGTCCATCCACACCGACGTCTCGGGCGTGGTGGACGAGTTCGTGGCGGAGATCCCGGGCGACCCCGGGGCGGCGCTGCGCGCGCTCCAGGAGCACTGCCCGACCGGGACGGTGACGGCGGTTCCCGCCCACCGGCGCGAGGTCGGCGACGACGTGACCCGGGCCCTGCTGCTCACCGCGCGGCTGCGCGCCCACCCCAACCGGCTGCCCGAAGCACTGGCCGAGCTGCTGACGGCCGACGGGGCCGGCTGGACCAACCTGACCCGGGCCGAGGGCCCGGGCGGACCGGAGCCGGGCACCTCCCTGCTGGTGCCGGTCGGCCCGCTGCGCGGGGTGCTGGTGCGCCGCGCCTCCCGCCCCTTCACCTGGACCGAGTCCAGCCGCGCCGACGCCCTGGTGCGCTCGGTGATGCCCTCCGCCGGCCCGGTGCCCACCGACCGGATCGTCCGTACCGGAGAGGGCGTCCCGCTGTCGTTGCGCCAGGTGCGCGAGGCGGACGCGCCCGCCGTGGTGGACCTGCACCGCCGCTGCACCCCCGAGACGGTGCGCGGGCGCTACCTGGCGGGGCTGGCCGAGCCGACCCCGCAGATGCTCCGCGTGTTCTGCGACCCCGAACGCGGGCTGACGTTGGCGGTGCGGCCGCAGGGGGAGGAGGAGCCGGTGGCCCTGGGCCACCTCATGTACACCCTGGACCCGGGCGTCGGGGAGATCGCGTTCCTGGTGGAGGACGCCTGGCAGGGCCGCGGTGTGGGCACCGCGCTGGCCCGGGCGCTGACCGTCGTCGCCGCGGACTGGGGGCTGGCGGAGGTGCGGGCGGAGACCACCCTGTCCAACACCGCGATGCTGCGGATCATGAGCCGCTCCGGTGCCTCGGTGCGGGTGCAGGAGGGCTCCTACGTGCACGCGCGGCTCCCGGTCGCCGAAGCCCTGCAGTCCGGCCCCTCCGGGGAGCGGGAGGGCCGCCTGGCCCGCCTCATGGGCCGCGGCTGACCGTCCGCACGGGAACGGGGGCCGACGGCACCGGGGGTGTCGCCGACCCCCGTTCGTGCTCGACGCGTCGAGGCCGTCTCCTGGGGCACGGGAGCGCTCGTCCGTGGAGGAGTGCTCGGGTGCGCGGGCGGTCGCGGTCGGTGCCGGACCGGGCGCGGGTGTTACTCGCCGCTCTCGTCGGCCTCGGTGCCCGCGGTCTCGGCGGACTTCTTGGTGGCGCGGCGCTTCTTGACCGGGCGCGAGTAGTCGACCAGCGGCTCGAAGCGGGCCTCGTGCTCCTTGAAGCAGTCGGCGCAGGCGTCGACCTCGCGGACGGTGCCGTCCCAGGCGAACTGGATGACCTCAGTCGCCTCGACCTTCTCCTCGCGGACGGCGTGGGGATCGCAGTACTTGCGCGTGAAGACCTCGGTGACCACGGCGGGGATTTCCCTTCGGTATCGCGTTGAACAGTGCAGGACCCCCTGATCATACACCTGTACGAACGAAACGGCCGGATGTTCACCGGGTTCGCCGTGCAAGGGTTCGGGGTCGCCCCGAAGCCTAGCGAAGACCGGGGACCGTTGCGGCCCGACGGCTCCGGCGTGCCCGTGTTGAACAGGGCCTTCCCCGCTTCCGCGCACGTGTGATCCGGGTCGCGTGATGTGCGGCGATTTGGTGCCGACTGTAGTCGCGACTTCTTCTTCGTCCGTTCCTGAAACGGTGTCCGGTGATTTCCTCCAGTCGATTTGCGCATTTGATGAACACGGCGTGGAAACCGTGGCTAGGGTGTTGCCCGTACCGCTCGGAAATAGGGGGGCGCCCGCGGCGGGTGCGGGGGTTCGCACACGCCCGCCGCGGACGGCGCGCCGAGCGGTGGCGGGGCCGCGGGGGAGCGGTGCCCGGAAGAAGGTGAATTCAGGGGGAGGGCCGTGGTCGATTACATGGAGGGCGTCTACAGAAGGCGCGTGCCGGATCCCGGAGGGGAACTCCACGCGCCCCCGGGCAGGTCGGCGGCGGCGCGGCGGCGCGCACAGGCCGATATCGCCCACGCCTGCGAACGCATGTCCGTCGATCCGGGCTTCGTTCGGCTGCGAAGGAGATTCGCGATTCAGGCGGGCCTGCTGGTCGCCGCCTTCCTCGGCAGTTACATGTCCTATCTGCTGCTGTCGGCCTACGCGCGCGATTTCATGAGCATCCGGATCGCCGAATCCGTCAATGTCGCCCTGGTCATGGGAATAGGGCAGTTCCTGCTCACCTTCGTGCTCGCCTGGGCGTTCGGCCGTTTCTCGGAACGCGCGATCGACCCCCTGGCCGCACAGGTCCGGGACCGCGCCGCCGGCGGCGCCCGGCCGCACCCGGCCGCGCGGGACGGGGCGGACGGCGCGGCGGTGCGCCCATGACCGCGGCCGGCGCGTCCGGGATGATCGGTGCCGTCACGGGGGACGGCACCGCCCACCTCCTCGCCGCGCCCACCGCGCTGGACGGCCGGTTCGGCGCCGCGCACGCCTGGACCATCGGGCTGTGCGCCCTGTTCGTCCTGGTCACCCTGGCCATCACCATTCGGGCCCGGCGCACCACCAGGGGCGCCGTCGACTACTACGCGGGCGGGCGCGGCTTCTCCAGCACCCAGAACGGCCTGGCGCTCACCGGCGACTACCTGTCGGCCGCCTCGTTCCTGGGCATCGCCGGGATGATCTCCCTCCAGGGGTACGACGGGTTCCTGTACTCCATCGGCTTCCTGGTGGCCTGGCTGCTGGTACTGCCCATGGCCCAGCTGATGCGCAACACCGGCCGGTTCACCATGGCCGACCTGCCCGCGTTCCGGATGCGCCGGATGCGGGTGCGGCTGGCCTGCACGGTCTCCACCGTCATCGTGTGCGTGTTCTACCTGGTCGCCCAGATGGTCGGCGCCGGCGCGCTGGTGTCGGTCCTGCTCGGGCTGCACGACGGCGGCACCTTCCTGGGCGTGGACGCCGCTCAGGCCCGCACCGGCGCGATCGTGCTGGTCGGGGTGCTGATGATCGTCTACGTCATGTACGGCGGCATGAAGGCCGCCACCTGGCTCCAGATCATCAAGGCGGTCGTGCTGCTGGGCGCGACCGGGCTGCTCACCGTCCTGGTCCTGGCCATGTTCTCGTTCGACCCGCGCGCCCTGCTGGGCGCCGCCGCCGACGCCAGCGGCCACGGGCCGGCGTTCCTGGAGCCGGGGCTGGGCTTCGGCGTGGAGGTGCCGGGGGAGCCGGCGACCACCATGTTCAACAAGCTCGACCTGATCAGCCTGGGGCTGGCACTGGTGCTGGGCACGGTCGCCCTGCCGCACATCCTCATCCGCTTCTACACCGTGCCCGACGGGCGCTCGGCGCGCTCGTCGGTCAACCGCGCCATCCTCATGGTCGGGGCCTTCTACCTGATGACCCTCGCCCTGGGGTTCGGGGCGGCCGCCCTGGTGGGCTCCGAG is a window of Nocardiopsis changdeensis DNA encoding:
- a CDS encoding formimidoylglutamate deiminase, producing the protein MSAPTRLWCEWAWTGSADGAPEPGVLLEVAGGRFTAVTARTAAPADAEVLPGVTLPGLADAHSHAFHRALRGRTHADGGSFWTWREVMYRVADRLDPDTYLRLARAVYAEMALAGVTCVGEFHYLHHAPGGVRYTDPNEMGRALVAAAADAGVRLTLLDVCYLAGGLEPDGTYRPLSGPQTRFGDGDAAGWAERVRSFGPLPGHALLGTAAHSVRAVPARELPEVAAAAAGIGGPLHVHLSEQPAENAACLAAHGRTPTAVLGDAGLLGEGTSLVHATHLTDGDVAAIRGSRSVVCLCPTTERDLADGLPRTGDLDARRLSLGSDQHARIDMFEEARAVELHERLRTHRRGTLGAGDLLRAATAHATLGWDDAGALAAGARADLVNVPLEGVRLAGADPARGVDAVVFAADASDVRNVMADGRWTVRDGVHTRMPDLARDLDTVIKEILK
- the hutI gene encoding imidazolonepropionase, with product MTDVPESILIDDIATLVTNDPGLGEGAVGVIEDAALVIEGGTVAWAGPRGRAPAADARVDAAGRCVLPGFVDSHSHIVFAGDRSREFAARMSGTPYSAGGIRTTVAATRAASDAELLGRARGFAAEARAQGTTTLEVKSGYGLTVADEARSLRVAGRVTDEVTFLGAHVVAPEYADDPQGYVDLVTGPMLDACAPHARWIDVFCERGAFDEEASRRVLAAGMERGLLPRVHGNQLGEGPGVRLAVEVGAASVDHCTYLSAEDVDALAQAGGRPEPTVATLLPGVDFSTRQSYPDARALIDAGAVVALASDCNPGSCFTSSLAFCIAVAVRDMGMTPDEAVWAATAGGALALRRTDVGRLAPGARADLVLLDAPNHLYLAYRPGVPLVAAVWKDGVLAHGRP
- a CDS encoding GNAT family N-acetyltransferase, whose product is MGLWRIRTAVEDRPGGLAGLVGALAECGGDIVGLSIHTDVSGVVDEFVAEIPGDPGAALRALQEHCPTGTVTAVPAHRREVGDDVTRALLLTARLRAHPNRLPEALAELLTADGAGWTNLTRAEGPGGPEPGTSLLVPVGPLRGVLVRRASRPFTWTESSRADALVRSVMPSAGPVPTDRIVRTGEGVPLSLRQVREADAPAVVDLHRRCTPETVRGRYLAGLAEPTPQMLRVFCDPERGLTLAVRPQGEEEPVALGHLMYTLDPGVGEIAFLVEDAWQGRGVGTALARALTVVAADWGLAEVRAETTLSNTAMLRIMSRSGASVRVQEGSYVHARLPVAEALQSGPSGEREGRLARLMGRG
- a CDS encoding DUF485 domain-containing protein, producing the protein MVDYMEGVYRRRVPDPGGELHAPPGRSAAARRRAQADIAHACERMSVDPGFVRLRRRFAIQAGLLVAAFLGSYMSYLLLSAYARDFMSIRIAESVNVALVMGIGQFLLTFVLAWAFGRFSERAIDPLAAQVRDRAAGGARPHPAARDGADGAAVRP
- a CDS encoding solute symporter family protein; translated protein: MIGAVTGDGTAHLLAAPTALDGRFGAAHAWTIGLCALFVLVTLAITIRARRTTRGAVDYYAGGRGFSSTQNGLALTGDYLSAASFLGIAGMISLQGYDGFLYSIGFLVAWLLVLPMAQLMRNTGRFTMADLPAFRMRRMRVRLACTVSTVIVCVFYLVAQMVGAGALVSVLLGLHDGGTFLGVDAAQARTGAIVLVGVLMIVYVMYGGMKAATWLQIIKAVVLLGATGLLTVLVLAMFSFDPRALLGAAADASGHGPAFLEPGLGFGVEVPGEPATTMFNKLDLISLGLALVLGTVALPHILIRFYTVPDGRSARSSVNRAILMVGAFYLMTLALGFGAAALVGSERILALDPSGNSAVPMLAEELGRLTAGPVGAAVLLALISAVALATILAVIASLTLASSSSIAHDLFGHILMWGRPRESQEVAVARFSACLIGAVAIALAVQAQEQNVAFLVGLAFAIAAAANLPVIVLTMFWRRFNTKGVEWGIYGGLASTLLLMLFSPVMSGKTDPATGENLSVLPSWIDIGFFPLENPALIAVPVGFACAVVGSLLSPERNSARFTELRVRSLTGWGADQE